The Candidatus Zixiibacteriota bacterium genomic sequence GAACGGCATCGCCTCGAGGTCCACGGCGGTGCGCGCGGGGCGGTCGACATCGCGCTCCTCGGGATCGGGGCTCGAAAGGCGAAGCCTCTTTTCGAGCAGCGTCACGTACTCGTGGTTGCGCGGCATGTCGCGGATGAACCAGTAGGAGCGGATCATGCCCTTGAGAAAGCTCTTGACCATGTCCGGCCGCTGCTCGAGGATCCGCCCCGTCGCGGCGATGACCCGCTCGGGCCGGCCCCGGGGATACTGGTCCGCCGGCGCGACGAGAACGTTGCAACCGTCCCGCCGGAGCTCCTCGGCGCGCCAGGTCGGCACCGGGGCGCACTCGACACGCCCGCTGCGGATCGCCTCCATGTGCAGCACGGGAGCGACCCCGATCCGTACCCACTCGACGTCGCGCTCCGGGTCGAGCCCGGCTTTCTTCAGCTGAATCTGGATCGCCCAGTGGCGAATGCTGTTGAAGTCGCTGATGCCGACGCGCTTTCCCTTGAGATCGGCGAGGGAGCGGATGCCCGGCGGGGCGATCCAGACGTTGGTGTGCTGGTTTCTCCAGCCCGCGATGATGTAGAGATCGGCGCCCCGAGCACGCTGGAAAAAAACAGTGCGCGACTGAACGTCGAGCGCGATGTCGACCGACTTCTCTTTCATCGCTTGCGAGATGCCGAGCTTTTCCAGGCCGAAAGGAACGATCGAGTCGTGCAGCAGCTCGTAGGCGGGCCCGCCCTCGGCGTCGTGCAACCCCTCGTCGTAAAGATAGCTCATCTCGTGCGCGACGCTCACCGGCACCTGGTGAAGGACGTGATAGCAGGTAGGGGCGATGCGGAGCTTTCCGTTCAGCACGATCGGCTCTCCCGCGCCGCGGGGCGCGCGAGCGGTCTCGCGCCCCTATAGCAGGCCCGTGCCCCGCTCGTCAAGAAAGCTTCGCGCCTTGACACGGTCGCTCGATCCGAGTAACAGTGGCGGCACCGATTCGCCGGCAAGCCCGGCGCGAGCCGCCGATGACCGATCTCGAGCAGACAGCTCCTCCGTTGACCGGCTATCGAGTTCTCGATCTCGCGGGCCCGCTCGGCTTCCATTGCGGCAAGCTGCTCGCGGACATGGGCGCCGACGTGATCAAGGTCGAGCCGCCGGGCGGCGACGAGGCGCGGCGTATCCCCCCCTTCAAGGACGGCGTGCCTCATCCCGAAAAGAGCCTCTACTTTCTCCACTACAACACCAACAAGCGCGGCATCACGCTGGACGTCGCGCATCCGGACGGGCGGGCCATCTTCTTGGAGCTCGCGCGCCGCGCCGACGTGGTCCTGGAGACGCTCCGTCCGGCGCGCTGCGCCGAGCTGGGCCTTACGTACGCCGAGCTCAGCGCGGTCAATCCCGGTCTCGTCGTCGCCTCGATCACGCCGTTCGGGCAGAGCGGCCCCTGGCGCGACTACAAGGCCAACGACATCGCCGGCCTGGCGCTGGGCAACCTGCTCTATCTCGCGGGCGAGCCCGGAGAGCCGCCCCTGCAGCCGCCCGGCGAGATCGCCTACGGCATGGCTTCGACGTACGGCGCCTTCGGCATCGCGGTGGCGCTCTACCACCGGCTGGAAAGCGGCCGGGGGCAGCACGTCGACGTCTCGATGCACGAATGCGCGGCGCACATCGCCGGCTACTTCGTCCCCCACTACAGCCACAGCGGCGCCAAGCCGGCGCGCGCGTCGCGCAAGGGCGAGGAGACCGATCTCTACGATCCCTATCCGACCAAGAACGGCTACGCGCGCATCTTCATCATCCCCGTGGAGCAGTGGCGCCGTCTGGTCGACTGGATGGGCCGCCCGCCGTCGATTTCCGGGCCGGAATTCGAGAAGATGGCCTACCGGCGCAGGCACCCGGAGCCGGTGCACAAGGCGATCTCGGAATTCTGCCTGC encodes the following:
- a CDS encoding ABC transporter substrate-binding protein; this encodes MLNGKLRIAPTCYHVLHQVPVSVAHEMSYLYDEGLHDAEGGPAYELLHDSIVPFGLEKLGISQAMKEKSVDIALDVQSRTVFFQRARGADLYIIAGWRNQHTNVWIAPPGIRSLADLKGKRVGISDFNSIRHWAIQIQLKKAGLDPERDVEWVRIGVAPVLHMEAIRSGRVECAPVPTWRAEELRRDGCNVLVAPADQYPRGRPERVIAATGRILEQRPDMVKSFLKGMIRSYWFIRDMPRNHEYVTLLEKRLRLSSPDPEERDVDRPARTAVDLEAMPFPIDGKATGFEEMLQEEERLGELNYDVPPIREVCAQDLVSEAFRELAERKELEAEYRRARAVAEKWGY
- a CDS encoding CoA transferase; the encoded protein is MTDLEQTAPPLTGYRVLDLAGPLGFHCGKLLADMGADVIKVEPPGGDEARRIPPFKDGVPHPEKSLYFLHYNTNKRGITLDVAHPDGRAIFLELARRADVVLETLRPARCAELGLTYAELSAVNPGLVVASITPFGQSGPWRDYKANDIAGLALGNLLYLAGEPGEPPLQPPGEIAYGMASTYGAFGIAVALYHRLESGRGQHVDVSMHECAAHIAGYFVPHYSHSGAKPARASRKGEETDLYDPYPTKNGYARIFIIPVEQWRRLVDWMGRPPSISGPEFEKMAYRRRHPEPVHKAISEFCLRHTKEELYEEGQKRRISVTPINTVGEFMNSPQVKARGIFTEMAHPAVGRYLHFGPVPRLSESPGRVTRTAPLVGEHNEEIYCGELGMNKEDLVALRAEGVI